The region TTTGTGGAGTGGAGATTGATTAGCAAACACCTTTTTATACCCCATTTTTTAGAATCAATAGCATTAATATTTCGTGTGATCCACTAAAATGGTGACTTGTTTCTGGATACATACAAAACGTTTCGTAAATTAACACTTTTTTTCCGTTTATTTCCTAATCTTAATTGTTGTCTTTGTCAAATTCTAATTAAATGTATTTATGAAGAATTTGAATATGATGATGCGTAAAATCCTCGAACCTTACGTCggtgataacatcacattacaaatatgtcatttatagtaatattttgCTTAGTGGTAGTTGTAATGGGTAAGGATTTGAATTGGATTTAGTTGGGATCAAGTTATATACGTATGAGACATTTTTAGATGTATCGTCTCGTGTCTGGTCACACTACCATAATATATATGATATTGATATatgaggaatgatatgctacatgcCTTATATACGTATGAGACATTTTTAGATATATATGCTACATGCCTTATATGAGCATCATTATTGTTTAATGAATGTTGGGCATGgttcgttttgatttatatatttagtttgcttctaatacattaataaaatgttattgaaatgtttaatttcacaaaattcataaaaatcaaagcttgatttgttattttattaatttatttaaaattatagagaaaacgagtgaatcgagctttgatttttataaaaattatgaattaaaaatttaaataacattttttaatgtattagaatcaaactaaatatataaatggaAACGAACAACGCTAAACATGCGTCAAATGAGAGTGGTGCTAATATAAGGAGCTCATATGTAATGTAGTATATCATTCCTAATTGGTATATATAACACACATATCAAATCGATCACTGACATTACTAAATAGTGATAGTTTCCCGTAAGACAAGTAtccatatttaaatttaaattcaaattaaaatggGATTCGAACCCAATTTTTCCGATTTTGAGTAAATTAGACATATGTCACGCGCGAATGAAAAggcaattttaattttaagcaCAAGAACTTATACGGTTTGTGCCAAGAGATAAGAGGAGTGATGGAGCCTTCCGagatttaatttcacaaattcgTACAAAGTAAATCATGGAGTACCTATTAAAGACATGCAATCCTTTACTGATTTCATTGAGTTGAATAAGAATACAaaacaaatggagtatttaACATCATACTAGAGCAGGAAAGACTCGGAACATTTTTTTATCATAGCCTTGAACATTTaatgtcacacctcaacccctctgatgtatactcttttaataaataaatcccttatcatataagcaatcaatacacgtgtctaattcatagaacacacatattatataagttcaaaccaacacttatccgatacatatttcaaaacatcCTGCAAAGTAGTGGAACTCTCTCatcactctatatactatacatttatctacatgcaaaatgatgaggaagaGAAGGTTGTCAATATGCGTCAGCCACTGAACCtaataacacgtggagttcctatgacccacgtcagtcaaaactttactgctatcttattcctaaaaaatttagtggtttatatgagccacaactcagtatatataaatttgagGCTGTTATACATTTTAGAGTTAAAGCTATTGCAcactatatattataaaattatttaaatatgcaTGCTACTTAGTTTGTTTAATCGACACTTGTCGCATGAGATTGGTGACTCTACAAATAGTGAACACGTGCATGCAACAATGTTATACTCAAAactatacttttatttttataatcttAATTTAGGATCCTActattgtgtatatatatatcatgCACAAAATAATTCCATGCACATACGCATTATTACACATGCACACACTTCGATGGACTGCTTAATATTATACTTATTTTCAAaactttcaataattaaaataatattctattATATTGAGTTAATCGTAATACTAATTTTTAGCTtttataatagtaatttaaCATATATCTATAATGCCAATAAAATACGTAAATAATTCATGTATCGGGACAGGGATGTCACATGTAATGACCAGAAGGCAAGAAATATCCCTACAGAAAAATGCCGATTGAATGAATGTCATATTGGCATTCAAATTGAATACAACGAATTACTACTTGTTAGGATTGGCCTTTACCTATTGATAAAAGCATTTGCATTTTTTATGGGTAAATGAATCTAAATTTAAAGGTCGCCTCATGAAGGATTCGCCTCATGAAGGATTCGAATATGAGATCTTTAGTCTCAGACATTAACCTCTCAACCGCTTGACCAACTTACACATACGAATCATTTGCATTTAAGTTTAATAGCAAAGGAGTCGATATCTTCTGCATTAAATTTCACGTAACATTATTTAAAGTCATTAGATAATAATTTGATTACATCCTTGTGTACGAATATGTGAACGTTGGATAGATATTTATCTTTTTagataaaaatattcaattttgatttgatttttataatttgatCTATCTTTACCGAAATAGAATTAAGGTATACTCACTTCGTCCTAttctaagtgacacatttttctttttgggatatcgcactctaaatgacacggtttttttaagatagaaacatcactctttatctctattttttatatctcttactttattatctctctaCTTAAAATgacacggagggagtattagtcaAAACATAACTATAGGAAACATAAGGCGTGATCGTGATGTCAGTGATGACATAGAGACATTGTATAAGAAAGGGTAAATGGCcaaaaaaatcatgaagtttgatCGAATTTTGATCAACCCGCAACTTTAAAAAGCAACCAATTATATCATAGCTTGACAATTTTCTCAATTGTCCCATAGCAAAAATTTTCATCCTGGCTCTTTTCTGAATTTATCCACGTAACTCTACAtgtgtaaaaattaaaaacataattGACTAAATTAATGACGTCGTTTAAATAGTCGAAAGTTTTGTTCTTTTGATGACAAAAGCATATACATAACTTCTCCCAGATCATAAACTATGAGACAATtatgaaaaatatcaaaattatgatatataaTTGGTCATTCTTTAAAGTTGACGGATAGACCAGAATTTATCCGaacttcatgattttttggCCATTTACCCCGTGACATGAATATTGTGTGTTCAGTTGAGTAGTTATAAATTTTGAGAATCTTACTGCACGTTATTagatactccccccgtcccacaataagagttacaCTTTGCAATTTTAGTCCGAACACAATAatagtcacacttcatttttaccataaatggtaagtaggttccacattccactaactcacttcaatcatattttattataaaaccgaTATAAAAAGTAGGTTTCATATtcttctaactttttcaactcactattttttacatttcttaaaacacgtacccacaataagagtgactcctatGTGAGACGAGGGAGTAGATTCGTTGTATCACTTAGGAGAGTAGTTACTCGTGAGCTATATGTTGTATACTTTAAAATCTTTATAAATCATGCAAGCGAAactcaaaattataaaaattaaaaatatcaatagatCAATCTAtctgaaaaaaaatactaatagtaGTACGAGTTTTATAGttgtataatttaatttaaactaAATCTTGAACAATAGACTATAGCACAACATATAAATATGAGGTTTACGAAATCTTTGCGCGAGTGAAGTAGTAAATCCTATAATACGCAGTTAATTAGCTAAAATGGAACGCAAAAGTTGATAATAGTCGAAGCTAAAAGTAGGCTAGGCGTTGCTCAACAACAAGCATGGAAGctaaataaaattcaatcatCTTAAACTTCAAACATAAACTACTTTCAAACCGATCTCCGCTTAAAATGGCCTCATCCACAAGATGATCATCGCCGTCGCCACTGTCACGCATCCTGCCACTTGAGGTTTCTGCCAATCCCCCTTATTGGGTGTCGTTGTCGTTGGCGAGGACGTTCCTGGTGTTGCCACCGGTGTCGCAGTCGCGCTCGTGGAGGCGTTGGTGAAGATGGCGGCGTCAGGGGAGTTTGGAGGCAGGTTTAGAAGCTCTGTCCATTGCAACAATGcgtcaaatttaaaaattatcatCATATATTGTTTATATAACTAATTAAGCTTTTTCAATAGAGAGAATGGATCATGTCACATCTCTCTCCTTAATTTCCTACCAAATGGAAATTAATACATCATGTCATGTGGTAACATGTTTATCAACAAAGTACTCCTTgtccactatatatatatataataaagagTAAAGGCTAAAATTGGTCCTAAATATATgtccattttatgattttgatcatatactttatcttttgaatttttacatcctaaacatttcaactcggatcacaattggtcctacactaacaatttCGTCAATTTTTAAACAGTTTTAAACCGATTTTGACTGATTTTTCAATAGTTTTAACCCGAATGAGActgttaaaaccatcaaaatcgggttaaaaccgtttataAATTGACagaattgttagtgtaggaccaattgtgatttGAGTTGAAATGtccaggatgcaaaaattcaaaagataaagtataagaccaaaatcgtaaaatgaacATACGTTCGGGACCAGTTTTGTTCTTTACTCTATACTAAATAGTTGCATGTTTTGTACCCTTTGTTTATTTACCTACTAATTTTCTCAAATCTTATGCATTAAAGGTTCATGTAGCACTTTTGCGGATACTCGATAAGAAATTcatttagtagtagtactattttttggTCCCAGCATCAATATCCAACCTACCTACTTGTCAATATCAAATTCGAGTCTGTCTTTTGCGGATACTTAATAGGGAGTAGTACAAGATTTTATCAAGAACACTTTTTTTTGCATATTATTACACAATAACGGAATTCAAAATTATTTAGTTGTGCTCAAGATTTTAGTAGTTGTAGTAGTATTTGATTTTAGAGGAAATATAAATAGATAGGTTAATCTAGTTTGAAATGAAAATATAAGTATCTGCAGGTCAAACTAATTTGAAGAGTAAACCCTGCTGGGTaataagattaattaattagaagaagtgagagagagaaaaggcaGCTTACTAGGGCATTCAGTGATGCTGGCATTAGCGAGCTTACAAGCGGAGGGGAGCTGCAGCAAGAGCGACTCCTGCACGCCCATGCTCTTGATGGCGGGGTTGGATCCGTTGTGCACCTGCTCTATGATGTAGCACAGGCACGCCGGATCTGTGTCCTTCAGCTCCGTCACCGAGTTGCAGCAGTCCTTACTCGGCGCCTTCGCCTTCGCCGTCACGAACGGCAGgcactgcgtcaccttctggaACTCCGCTGCGCACTTCTCAGCTAGCGTTTCCGCTCCTCCGGCCGCCACCACTGCCAAGCAGAGGATGGCGGCGGCCAACTTAGCGCTCCTTTTCATCGCcatttaatttctagtattttgtTTAGATGTGAGAGAGAGGAATGGAGGAAATTGAATTAATAGTGGTAGATGGTGAAGTTATGTCTCCGGCATACGCATTAATGAGTATGGACTCTTGCTTCACTTCATTGTTTACTTGACCACGCGGCGTCATGCCTTCATTCAAGTATGGACTCTAAATGTACAATTATTATTTCTACTTTCTAGCTCAATAAATACTTTTCTGTTCAGATTTTGAGTATGGAGGAGGCCCAATAAACCCAACATTATATCGCTTTGGATTGGttttcaataaaaattacaGTATCTATTTATATGAAATGAACAAATATAATCATtgtaaaatcatttttatgctACACACTGATCTTAATAATATTTGTGAATTGTGTCCTCCTCTATTCAatatttatatggagtattttttaatttcatgtaTTTAAAAATACTTTAAAATTTGGTACTCATGGAGTACTAAATTTATACTAACTTACATGAAAATCAATTTCGATTTCTTAATATTCTGTATAATAGTGACGTGTCAAATATATGGaataaatataactaaataaaagtACTCTTTTCCGCATGTGCAAgttgtcactcttttccttgaGGCAAACAATTCTGGGTTGAAAATTTAGGTAATTTCTTGTGTTTGGGATTTTGACTCTCCATACAtacaattttttcttttataaatttaGTGTTGGAGTGTTAGATAATTGGAAATAAGATTGGGATCACAGATTTTGAATTGAAATAAAAGGCtagacaaaaagaaaaatatttggaTATTCTAGCCCAGAAGAGTACGTGTAGCGTTTGGTTGAAATATAAAAGCTAGAAGCCTACATTCGACGATAATTAAATATTGATGCTTTTTAATTGACGAATAAGATGAGGTGTAGTAATTGTAGCGGGTATTGATTTATGAGAAGTGGTAATGAAATGGACATGCGTTCCCACTCACCACACTCACCTCTCCCTCTTTTGTTTTA is a window of Salvia splendens isolate huo1 chromosome 3, SspV2, whole genome shotgun sequence DNA encoding:
- the LOC121793800 gene encoding non-specific lipid transfer protein GPI-anchored 1-like produces the protein MAMKRSAKLAAAILCLAVVAAGGAETLAEKCAAEFQKVTQCLPFVTAKAKAPSKDCCNSVTELKDTDPACLCYIIEQVHNGSNPAIKSMGVQESLLLQLPSACKLANASITECPKLLNLPPNSPDAAIFTNASTSATATPVATPGTSSPTTTTPNKGDWQKPQVAGCVTVATAMIILWMRPF